In one window of Thermus aquaticus DNA:
- a CDS encoding phospholipase D-like domain-containing protein, translated as MRLLPEESWLQFNRRVLRQSERPDFPLLERMRFLAIWNRNLDEFFAARIAKPFLKHRGSEAHLRLLKEAEDQARLAEGRYRALLAEAAPHLKILEPEELDDLDWLYFRVFLAEVVVPKTDLIAWEAAKEASHGALYFASEDHLVRLPQDLPRLLKVPGREGTYVRLGALMRARSDLFLPRESPLYEFRVLRLLESERARADWDELAQALEGRQEGLSTLLVAERGFPKGWLEGLQEALGLLPEEVILLSPPLNLTLVETLVAEGPSRWRFPPLEPKRPRAFMKNPLKRLQEKDLVLYHPFEDYAALERFAEAALSEEVEEVYATLYRIGEANPLAEALIQAARAGKRVHVLLEPRARFDELLNLSWYLRFLRAGVAVLPLSERKVHAKALLLLTQKGGYAHLGTGNYNPQNGRQYTDFSLFTARKEVVMEVAEFFRALQEGRTPRLNLLKTGEAIQELLLEHIRAESHPKGRILLKCNHLTDPALLEALARAADKGARVDLIVRSTLTLLHPRFRARSLVGRFLEHARVAAFYQGGRWALYLTSADLMPRNFQNRFELLFPVLDKEGKAKVLEVLKRQLKDDRNAFLLSPKGETPLWGGRHDAQRILAW; from the coding sequence ATGCGCCTCCTCCCCGAAGAGAGCTGGCTTCAGTTTAACCGCCGGGTCCTCCGCCAAAGCGAGAGGCCCGACTTCCCCCTCCTGGAGAGGATGCGCTTTTTGGCCATCTGGAACCGGAACCTGGACGAGTTCTTCGCCGCCCGCATCGCCAAGCCCTTCCTGAAGCATAGGGGAAGCGAGGCCCACCTAAGGCTCCTGAAGGAGGCCGAGGACCAGGCCCGTTTGGCCGAAGGGCGCTACCGGGCCCTCTTAGCCGAGGCCGCCCCCCACTTAAAGATCCTGGAGCCCGAGGAGCTGGACGACCTGGACTGGCTTTACTTCCGGGTCTTTTTGGCGGAGGTGGTGGTCCCCAAGACCGACCTCATCGCCTGGGAGGCGGCCAAGGAAGCCAGCCACGGGGCCCTTTACTTCGCCTCCGAGGACCACCTGGTCCGCCTCCCCCAGGACCTGCCCCGGCTTCTCAAGGTACCGGGCCGGGAGGGGACCTACGTGCGCCTGGGGGCCCTCATGCGGGCCAGGAGCGACCTCTTTTTGCCCCGGGAAAGCCCCCTTTACGAGTTTCGCGTCCTCAGGCTTCTGGAAAGCGAGCGGGCCCGGGCCGACTGGGACGAGCTGGCCCAGGCCCTCGAGGGCCGCCAGGAGGGGCTTTCCACCCTTCTGGTGGCGGAAAGGGGATTCCCAAAGGGCTGGCTTGAGGGCCTCCAGGAGGCTTTGGGCCTCCTGCCCGAGGAGGTGATCCTCCTCTCGCCCCCTTTGAACCTGACCTTGGTGGAGACCCTGGTGGCCGAAGGCCCCTCTAGGTGGCGCTTTCCCCCCTTGGAGCCCAAGCGGCCCCGGGCCTTCATGAAAAACCCCCTGAAGCGGCTTCAGGAAAAAGACCTGGTCCTCTACCACCCCTTTGAGGACTACGCCGCCCTTGAGCGCTTCGCCGAGGCCGCTTTAAGCGAGGAGGTGGAGGAGGTCTACGCCACCCTCTACCGCATCGGCGAGGCCAACCCCCTGGCCGAGGCCCTGATCCAGGCCGCCAGGGCGGGCAAGCGGGTCCACGTCCTCCTGGAGCCCCGGGCCCGCTTTGACGAGCTATTGAACCTCTCCTGGTACCTGCGCTTCCTCCGGGCCGGGGTGGCGGTCCTCCCCCTTTCGGAGAGGAAGGTCCACGCCAAGGCCCTCCTCCTCCTCACCCAAAAGGGGGGCTACGCCCACCTGGGCACCGGCAACTACAACCCGCAAAACGGCCGCCAGTACACGGACTTCTCCCTCTTCACCGCCAGGAAGGAGGTGGTCATGGAGGTGGCCGAGTTCTTCCGGGCCCTCCAGGAGGGGCGGACCCCTAGGCTTAACCTCCTCAAGACGGGCGAGGCCATCCAGGAGCTTCTTCTGGAGCACATCCGGGCCGAAAGCCACCCCAAGGGCCGGATCCTCCTCAAGTGCAACCACCTCACCGACCCGGCCCTCCTCGAGGCCCTGGCCCGGGCCGCCGACAAGGGGGCCCGGGTGGACCTCATCGTGCGGAGCACCCTCACCCTCCTCCACCCCCGCTTCCGGGCCCGGAGCCTGGTGGGGCGCTTTCTGGAGCACGCCCGGGTGGCCGCCTTCTACCAGGGGGGCCGCTGGGCCCTCTACCTGACCAGCGCCGACCTCATGCCCAGGAACTTCCAGAACCGGTTTGAGCTCCTCTTCCCCGTCCTAGACAAGGAGGGAAAGGCTAAGGTCCTCGAGGTCCTCAAGCGCCAGCTCAAGGACGACCGCAACGCCTTCCTCCTAAGCCCCAAAGGGGAGACCCCCCTTTGGGGCGGCCGACACGACGCTCAGCGGATCCTGGCCTGGTAG